In Canis lupus baileyi chromosome 15, mCanLup2.hap1, whole genome shotgun sequence, one genomic interval encodes:
- the LOC140604630 gene encoding uncharacterized protein, which produces MFSCCLLTSGGSGSQEPQGCGLFQCCRHWLQNKYQRIRAFIRRRLPSCTRVVGCEQEEGVVCPTASRSREVPCAANGGQRGLRGAVASAWMGHRIVPAKLSRTDLLELEVRQLLPALQRREIISIFTFLHDYRGFATTDEVLDLLFTEYGCIVAACGDNDADLQRWKLAICYMLKIWLDYYREDFCQLPEFPSLRKLLEFLRQHMPGSDVEVRALRHLRQFRSLHAAEPEAGASAGAKHPESALEAAPAPTAGPAAPSGPGGIEAVLAAWAEGSARAAVPAGEAEPLQVVVTAEVHRSALGEPPAPLGALGEEQAPAPALEVVDVPEPPPNSMEQPASGPEPPVEPPQEPAPALAVWPAASGPELIELDLGAGEEDLVKAEVLAPEAKVVHVLVEPMIPRPDEEEPPAPAATPEE; this is translated from the exons ATGTTCTCTTGCTGCCTTCTcacctctgggggctctggctcccaggaaccccaggggtgcGGCTTGTTCCAATGCTGTAGGCATTGGCTCCAGAATAAATACCAACGCATCCGGGCCTTTATCAGGAGGCGCCTTCCG agctGCACCCGGGTCGTGGGGTGCGAGCAGGAGGAAGGGGTCGTCTGCCCCACCgcctccaggagcagggaggtgccctgcgcagctaacggaggccagcgcgggctcagg ggtgCAGTGGCCTCTGCCTGGATGGGGCATCGGATCGTCCCGGCCAAGCTCAGCCGGACGGACCTGCTGGAGCTCGAAGTCCGACAACTGCTGCCCGCCTTGCAGCGCAGGGAGATCATCTCCATTTTCACCTTTTTGCATGATTACCGTGGATTTGCCACCACAGACgaggtgctggacctgctgttcaccga aTATGGGTGCATCGTAGCTGCATGTGGTGATAACGACGCGGACCTGCAGCGctggaaact ggccatctgctACATGTTGAAAATATGGCTGGATTACTACCGGGAGGACTTTTGTCAGCTCCCAGAATTTCCCTCCCTGAGGAAGCTTCTGGAATTCCTAAGACAGCACATGCCAGGCTCAGACGTGGAAGTCCGGGCCCTGCGTCACCTGAGGCAGTTCAGAAGCCTCCATGCAgcagagccagaggctgggg CTTCGGCCGGAGCAAAACACCCTGAATCCGCCCTGGAGGCCGCCCCAGCTCCGACCGCGGGGCCTGCTGCCCCGTCGGGGCCTGGGGGCATCGAGGCCGTCCTGGCTGCCTGGGCTGAGGGCTCGGCCCGCGCTGCGGTGCCCGCTGGGGAGGCGGAGCCCCTGCAGGTAGTGGTCACTGCTGAAGTTCACCGCTCCGCCCTGGGggagccccctgcacccctgggagccctgggggaggagcaggcgcCAGCCCCTGCTCTGGAGGTCGTGGATGTGCCCGAGCCGCCTCCTAACTCGATGGAGCAACCGGCCTCGGGGCCGGAGCCACCCGTTGAGCCACCCCAGGAGCCCGCCCCAGCTCTGGCTGTGTGGCCTGCTGCTTCAGGGCCTGAGCTAATCGAGCTGGACCTGGGTGCCGGAGAGGAGGACCTGGTCAAGGCCGAGGTGCTGGCTCCTGAGGCGAAGGTGGTGCACGTGCTGGTCGAACCTATGATTCCCCGCCCCGATGAGGAGGAGCCCCCTGCACCCGCGGCCACCCCGGAGGAGTAG